From Astyanax mexicanus isolate ESR-SI-001 chromosome 16, AstMex3_surface, whole genome shotgun sequence, one genomic window encodes:
- the tnfaip8l1 gene encoding tumor necrosis factor alpha-induced protein 8-like protein 1 isoform X2 codes for MDSFSTKNLALQAQKKLMSKMATKAVANLFIDDTSSEVLDELYRVTKEYTRNRKEAQKIIKNLIKMVVKLGVLYRNGQFSNEELVLVERFRKKVHTLAMTAVSFHQIDFTFDRRVMSGLLNDCRDLLHQAINRHLTAKSHARVNHVFNHFADCDFLATLYSPSEVYRAHLQRICDGVNKMLDEGNL; via the coding sequence CCCTGCAGGCCCAGAAGAAGCTCATGAGCAAGATGGCGACCAAAGCGGTGGCCAACCTCTTTATCGACGACACCAGCAGCGAAGTCCTGGACGAGCTTTACCGCGTTACCAAGGAGTACACTCGTAACCGCAAGGAGGCACAAAAGATCATCAAGAATCTCATCAAGATGGTCGTCAAGCTGGGGGTGCTCTACCGCAATGGTCAGTTCAGCAACGAGGAGCTGGTGCTGGTGGAGCGTTTTCGCAAGAAGGTCCACACTCTGGCCATGACGGCGGTCAGCTTCCACCAGATCGACTTCACTTTTGACAGGAGGGTCATGAGCGGCCTGCTCAACGACTGCAGGGACCTTCTGCACCAGGCTATTAATCGGCACTTGACGGCCAAGTCCCATGCACGGGTCAACCACGTCTTCAACCACTTTGCTGATTGTGACTTCTTGGCGACGTTGTACAGTCCCTCGGAGGTGTATCGGGCCCACTTGCAGAGAATTTGTGATGGGGTCAACAAGATGCTGGATGAAGGCAACCTGTGA